The sequence ACAAATCTTAGAAGTCTTCCTCTTATAGGTTCTTGGTGTCAGTGAGGCATTTGGGGCTTCTAGATAGAGGTTTGagtgttttctctgtgtgtgtgtgtgttggtgtggtttttttttattcctccacCTGCAAGACTCTTGTCCTTGTATGAAGAGATGACTTATGCCAAAAAAAGCGTCAACAAATTTAGCAGGaattatgtattttcttcttgtgatCCTATGGTCCACAGAGCCATTAGTCTTTAGCAGCAGAACTGTTTCTTACTTTGGGGTCTAATGATTTGTTGAGATAGGTCTGTAATTCTCTATGATGAATGCAGTGCTATGAATCTAAGATAAcgttttactttttctgaaatagcaCAGAGAGATGTCATGCAACTTGAGGTGTTGTAGTTGATCAGATACATCTTCTTTCAATGTTCAATTTATTTCAAGTGGGTTTCTGGAAAGATCAGACATTTCTACCTGTGATGCTGCAGATGGCACCAACTGTGCAGCATTACAGAAAGACATGGAAATATATTGCCTGCCAGATCAAATCCTATGAAGATGAGGGAAAAACTGGGACTTTTCCTAGAGTAAAtttcaaatacctttttttttaaatgataaaaatttcTATTACAGCTATACTTATTGCTAATCTTGAGATTATATCATTTTGATAAGATTGTAGTTAAAGATCTTAATCCATATTTTGAATGCAAAGTAAGAAGATgaatttgaaaaacagcaaggaaaaccccttctttttttctcgtCAGATCCTTCAGATGATGAAGCAATTGAGaaaccaagtgataagacaGCAATCCATCAAGATCCAGATTCCAAACctgctgtgaaaaagaaaagaaaacaggtctGTAAGTTTAGCAATTACGCAGAGCACTTAAATGATACTGTGTAGGGGAATGTAGTCCCCATTCTTCCACTAAAGGGACAGATTTCTTCACTTTTTGTCTAACCTGTTCATGTAATAAGATTTTTATCATAAATTGGGAGGGGGttaattatttttgcagtatttGAAAGTGGTCTCATTCAAGTATATTTCAATCATAATTTAGCTCTTGTTTTGTGTGAGTTGAGATTGCCAAGCTGGTCTCCTGCAAAAGTGACTAATGATAAATGTCTGAGCAGTGCTACCAATGTTTTATCCTCtgatcttttccttttccctgcacACGTGAGGTCttgaaagctgtgttttaaatgttGTATGACATCTCCACCCATGCATGTCCCCTTTGAAATGTCCACATGAGGAAGAATTTAGGTCTACACGGATTGATGTTTCCATAACCTTGCATTGCTAAAAGCTTCCTTTAGAACCATTAAGAACTTTGTTGTTCAGCAGTACGTGGAATATACCCAGGAAACAGCAGCAAGGTCTTTGGCAGACAGCATCACTTTAGCAGAGCTAGAGCTCAGCTGGTTTTAAGAAGTCTCTTGTCTGAAAGTTagtttcttctgtcttcctgGTATTGAACTGGAGAATGGACTGAATTCTTGTCAAGGAGCTAAAATGACATTGGAGGCTATCTCTCTTTGAGGTTATGGATATTAATTTAGACCCTAGGTCAGTATTAAATTCGCTGTATGATACCTAGGCAATAGACCAAGTGAAAATCATCTGTAGGTATGGGGTTTTTTTAGTAACAGAGAAGTGTCAGCAATACAGTAATTACCATGCATTTGGGTGTCTTTCCAAGGAGACCAAGGGTGAAGTGAGCCAAATGTCTGAACTGGTTCCACATTTTGGTTAGGAAAGAGAGAACTAAGCAATACAGTAGAAAGCTGTATTGCCTTTTTACACACCTTACCTGGGAATCAGATGCGAGGAATTCAACTCAGTGCGGATGCCTATGGAGCCCTTTTTTATCAACACTATCTTCACGTACACATTTAGAACAAAGTTAAGATGGTTTATTTGAAGGAGTTGCTTTGCTCATTCTGTGAGAACATTAGAAAGGATAGCCAACACAGGTTACCCTGCTGAGGTGGACTGGAACTGTAGCACAACACCTGCCCTAGCTCTTCTGGGGCAGAATATAAATCAGAATATAAAGAACATCAGTCTGTATTTTGGAACAGGATAAGTTGATCTTCAGTCATGAAACTCCTGGGTGCAAAGGTTTATGGGAACTCAGTCGTGTGTGTTGTTGCATGTCTTTTAGAGCAAAATGCTTGCAAAGTTGGATGTACTTACAGAAAGCTAGTAGTTTTGTAGTTCTGGTGCATGTGACATAACCTATTCTACTCACTCATCTCTGCCTTATTCACAGGCTGGAAGCTATTCTGCAGTGGACTTGGCATCTTAAAGCCAGTCAGGAGACAGCCAGATAGAATTATGAACATTTATGTTTCCAGTCTGCAGACTGTCCACAGGCTTACAATGAAATGAATAATTTGTCTCCAATCTGAATGGAGCATTGATGTGTTTACTTTGTCACGAACTCCAAAAGTCAGAGTATATGGCTGACCTAGAATGTAaactttcacacacacacaagaatgTTTTCACTTTGCATTCGAATTTCCAGTAACTTGGCaacatgtaaagaaaaaaaaaaaaaagttgtgttagAAATAtaatacaggaaatattttatgttatgtCCATGATTAACAAACAAGGAATTTATGACATTTTAGTTCATAAATCAGTGGTCTCAGCAcaaatttcctgttttctgcattttaagaaCTTCCATgtaaaaatagcataaaaacACAGAGCACAGGGGAGCCATGTCAAAACCCAGCAGGTTGTCTGCTCTGTGTCTTGcataagaaaaacatgcaaatgaCCTTTTCCTAAGGGTGCCATGCAAAGAGCTATTGCATGAGTAGGTAGACAAGTAACATTTGGTTAAGGGTCAGAAGTTCAGTCAAGATCACATACCTAAATATTTTGGATTATAGATCATCAAAGCCATGTAGATTTACAGCCATTCACCACcatgaagtttatttttctcttatggcattatttttaatgtctgaaTAAAGTGGACACTTGCTAACAGCATGCCATGCCTAAATATATACATGCTGCTGTAAAGGAGGGTTTTTTTCAGTCCTAACATGATTCTCTGAGGAAGCAAGGCTTTCCCTACAAGCCTGCTGCGTACTTCTGTTGCCATCAAAAGAAAAGGCTACACTCTGCCTTGAAAAAAGAAGCCAAGACATTTGGTGATACTTTTAAACATTTGAATGAAGGGTTACCAGtgagaaaattttatttctcttagagactttttttcagctctgcattttattctttttcacatAGATACTGTTTGGGAGTGCACATGGTGTTTTGCAGATGTATATAAAACAGTTCACAATGTATGTGAAGGGAGAAATGGGCCCAAAGTGAATGAGtggcatttttctgtattctgaaAGGCTCATAAATAGTGGTGATGTTTCGTAGGATAAGGAACCATCGTATTCTGTGGGAAGAATGAGATTCAGACTGGCTCCATTCTGGCTTTTTGATTGCGTGGTAGTGTCTCTTGAGTAAATCAATCCAAAGGCTTGTTCCCTATGTAGAATGTAATGGTGAACATGgaatttattattaaaacacCTGGCAAGTGGTCTTCAAGTATCTATGGACAGCTGGGATACATAAGGGTAGAGCAGGGCCTGAAGGCAGAGGGTAGCTCTGTTTCAGTCTGAATGTCTGGGAATGCTAATAGCAGGGCTAGGAATGAGGAAATGTGTAGTATTGTTCTTATAAGCACTTGAATCTGAGTCAGGAcggagatttaaaaaataaacaaaaataaaaacacaaaacttatGTTAAACCTGGAACGACTTTCTTAGCTGAAGTAAGTTGTACTTGCAGTCTCTTGATTTCTAGTGAAAATAGTATCTGCTTACTCATGACAAAATCACAGGGACAGATCTTTACTTGTTGAGGGAAGATACATTTCCAATGACAGCTTCTCACAGCTAGGTATTGATCCAGGCTGCATTATATTCCAGCCCTAGCTATTGAATGCTTTGCCTGCTCGAGGCAGTCCCCAGCCAAATCTGCTCTGGTAGTTCCTAACCATAATTTAAAGCCTCAACCAGTTTCAGACCCAGTTTTATACATTACTGCTACTTTAGCAAGTGCAGTGATTGTATCGCAGCACAGAAAATGGGAGCAATCAATAGAGGTCATTTGTTTGTGGGGAACGTGGTGGTTCCCTGTTTTCTATAACTACATTATCAAGGGAAGTAGGGAGAAAAGGGGAAGTGAAGACATAACATGAACAATTAAACTCCCCAAAACACCTTTGATAAAGATACGAGAGTGGGCACGGAACGGTACAAATGTGCTGGCCTGGCTCATGTCATACAAGTTGTCATGAAGTGTCCTCCTGTTAGGGTGGCAGTGCAGGAAGTGCTTGAAGGGGCTCAGCTATTCTGAGCATCTGTTAACTTTCCTTTGGCCCTGTTGAAGGTACCCTTGCAAGGGAATGTAGGAGCAAATCCTCTGGCTTTCGGCCAGGCTTCTTTTCCTGCTGACCCTTTATTGGTGGTCCTTGGGCCTTTAATGTACCATGTTGATGAGACTTCTCCACGGCTTCTCACAGGAGCAGATTTTTTCAGCCAAATGCATCTTAGTATCAAGGAGttttttcctgcagctcagcctgttttccccttccttctctctgaGTCATTTATTAAGCTCCAAAACCTGTGTATGCAGAATCATTTGCATTTCCAGGAAGTGGAAGTccctaagaaagaaaaagggaagagaactGATATGCTTGTAAACCTGTACCTTGCTTCCTCTCTTTTGGACAACATCAGGTGGCTTTCAGACAAATCCTAACCCTGATTTATGTGAGCAGGGACTCTGTTACAAATGGACCGGTTCAGCCTGCTCACTCAGGCACAAACGTGGGTTAATAATCACAACACATGTGTTGGATGAAGATTATTCTGAAATGcaacatgtatttttcttacacATATTTGACCCTGCCTGCTATGAGAAGACAAAGCACAAATGGGGCAGAACAAATTTGAAACATGTTTTCCTAAATTTTGCATTACAAACGTCAAAGGAAATTCAGAGCATGATTATTGACAATTATTCTCACCCTTTTCTACCATCTTTCACCATCTGGATGCTCACATTAGACCCAGATATTTTAGAGCATTATTggcaaaaatttaaaaaataattgcatgcaATAATAAAGTATATAGttgttgaaatgttttgttcatgtttccctcctttttttttttaatttatcaaaaCCCACTACTCactattttatgaaaatgtgaCTGCAACTTGTATGTTTGAGCTTTCCATTCTTTTATTCCTCTCTTGGTTACAGCAACATAGATTTCAATTCCAAAATTACTCCAGATATAGGTAACTGTAAGAAATTGATTTCTTCTACAGGTGGGgacatttggttttgtttgtttttccctagcCAGCAttatatttcctgtatttctctCTTGCTTCCCTTTGTTGACTGTTTTTTCCAGGTGATCAGATATCTGAtactgaatcttttttttttttttttgaatatgtgCTTTGCAGCCTACAGAGTGTTTTCTTAGTcaacctgaagaaaaacaagagagcGCTGTAAAAGcgaagaagagaaagaaggttTGAAAGTCCTGGGGTGTGGGTGGTGGTGTAAAATTTGTAACTGGGACAACCCTGTGATGTGAAGCAGCATAACGTTGCAGCCTTTTTCAGATAAGAGTAAAAATTCACACTTTTTTGAGTTTACTCAAAATACCCGTTCCTCACCTGAACTGAAACCCGCTCAAGGGTTTTGTACATCCACATGCAGCTTGCAGGTGTGGCCCACTGGGAAAATGTAACTATCAAAGAAAGGTGGCGTTTCAGTTTCTGCAGAATCTGCCCAGTTTCAGCTGTGTGGCAAGgcttcagctgctgttgcatCCTTTGCACCAAGAAGTGTCCGTgttccctcttctcctcctagcataagtatataaataaatattctggaTTGCCCCCCTGGCCGTGCTCCATCCTCACCCTCAACAGCGCACACACACTGCAGGCTAGATGGAAATAACATGGCACCAAGCAAGTTAATTGTCATTTGGGGCAGCCTGTATAAATATTTGGCTCCCTCACAAGGCAGAGAGGTGGCTTTTTTATATTATGTCAGGCCTCTTAATCAGCTGGGGaatgggaagaaggaagagtgGGATTTAGCTTTAAATGCAGCTCTGGCAAAGCGACCGCAGAGCTTGATCCACTGCTGCCAGAGTGAAAGCATCCCATCACAAGAGTGGTGAACCAGCCCTAGCAAAAAGACCCCGTTCCCAGGCAAAAAACAGGCACTCAGTTACACCTTTAGTTTCACTGGCACTAGGGCCACTGAGATAACATACACAGCCTGTTAGCAAATTCATCAGGAAATATTTATCAGGCTGATCTATTGTTTCCAAACAAACTGCAGTCTccaaaaaaataaggaaaaaaaaaaaagaagaaaaagaaaaactttactTTTAAGCATCTGGAacaaattggaagaaaaataataaaacttccTGCATGAGGAATGTTTCCCCACAGCTCTCCTCGAAGGAGGAGAGTTTGCTCAGGTGTCCTTGCTCGTACCCTTATGGACTTTCTCGTTAGAATTAGGCTTCTCCCCTCAAGAGTGCCATAATTTTCCTGGAGGGATCAAGTGGCCCAGCAAGTGATATAATGGTCCTGAGGAACAGCCACTTACGCTGAGTTACCAAGTGAAATGAGTCTGATACTTCTGTGTTATTGTCTGCTAAAGCAGAGGTTCCCAAATGTGGGTCACTGaagaggctggggctggagaagaGCATTTCTCCCTAGTGCCCTGCCTTCCGTATTTGTTAGGAATAACAAAGAAGAGGTTTGTCTGTAGGCCTCGTGAGAAGGCTGCGTGTACTGCAGGTGGCCTGTGGCCATGCCTGGGAAAGACAATTATTGCAAGGCGGAAAAATATAACAGTGTAAAATGGCAGTGAAGCGTGCGAAGGAATGCCACAGGTTCAGGCACTACAGAAGCCAGTCGGCTGCAAATCCACTGAAAGCCTTCCAATGACTGGAGGGGGCTTTAGGCCATGCCAAAGGTAGGCCAAGAGGGCATAAGCACTACAGATACCCACCACCCCTCCACAGCTGCCAAAAATGGTTCTAGGCCCACCTTGTCCCTCCGCAGTCTCAGTTTCCCTCACAGATACATATCCTGTTGCCGTGTCCTAGCCACACTATCCGTCTCCTTTTCACTTCCAGGCTTATACTGCCACACGTCCTCATGATGGCAAGTTCATTTTAGCTTACGCAGCTGAGAAACCTCAAGCTGGCCTTTTACAAATTAATCGTTTCTCAGTGAGAATGGGAGAGGTTTCAGATCCATGCCATTCTCTCCAGACTGCCTCTGTCCATGAAAATCTGCTGCAATCTAAAATGCTGGCAGATCATTCAGATAACAGGAATCTTGGGCTGGTCTACCCCCATGATCCATTTAATTATGTGAAAAAATGCAGCAACactttcttttcagtgaaaattcagACCTGTTATTTGCTAACATTCCTAAGGCATAAAACACAATCTCTATGAATTCATGTCAAGGctcaaaaaaagtatttgtttggtttaaaaatatatatattctggaGGAGCAAAACAGCTGCTGAACTCTTTCTGCTATACTTGTGTTTTTGTGAGCTTTTAACTCATTTTCATTGTACTTCCCATGATATGACGTATCCTGTGAGTCTAGCTTACCACCTTCCCTTCCAAAAAGAGATAGTTGCCCTATTTTACTCAAAATATAGCTGTTTTACATAACCACTTGATTCCTGTAATTAATGCTtgaagaataataataaaaaaaatatgaaaaaaaaatcaaatttcaaaCTGATACTTAAAGTGTAACAACAGCAAACCCcacaaaaacagctttcatttaTGTTTTAGATATGGCAGCATTTTAGGTGAGTGAACAAGACTTTTTATCTTCAGGGTCACAGACCATCATTGTCAAAGTATCTGAACTTGCTTCTGAAGTCTTCATTCCCACTAAACACAGTCTTGTTCCATTGTAAGAGCTTTTCATAATCGAGCTTTAATTAATCCAATTACCTTTATGAAATTATGGAGGAACTTTTATTTATGTTGTTAGTTACCGAAAGAGCAAAAATTGTAGGAATGCCATACTTAACCctgttgcttgtttttcagaagaaaatatctgATGTTCTGGAAAAATCCTCTCCAAAACCTGGTGTCCCCGAGGATCTACAGAATCTGCTTAGTCAACATTTTGGTGCAAAACGTTCAGTGATTGAAATAGAGGAATTAAAGCTGTCAGGTAATTTATTCTGTATTAATAGATAAATAATGTGACACTGGtgaattctttttctgtagaagaATGGGGATTTTTTCAGACAGGTCTTAAGAGTTGTACTttctattgaaatattttatgatactttatatattttctaCTTTGCTCTTTAGTAGAGGAGTTAATTTATTTCGAACAAATATGAGGATTTCTTGGAgttgcaaaagcaaaaagaaaaaaaaacatttttaaatgtttctttttattataaagAATTAATTTTAGGAGCTCACCTTTCTCATAGAGATTGTATGATCCCTAAGCAGTATGTTCCAAGATACTGATTGAGAAAGACAgtgaaaatagttttcatttctggGATTATCTGCATCTATCCAGATACATAATAAGAGGGCTGAGAGGAGTAGACAAAGAAGTAACAAAACATGATTCTGACATGGTTATGAAATATTGAACACAATGGATTTTCAGGGAGTGGCATGAAATGAGATGGTAGTTTTGGTCCAAGTTTAAAGTGAACAAGTTTTAACCATGACTAGCACCctcttggttttctttattctgtctCCAGTTAAAagccagagagagaaaaggcaaagcaggACAGAGCAGGGTTAGCTTCCCTCTGTCAGCTAGAGGTTGCCTTAGAGGTAAAGTCAACATTGAACTTGTGTGCCTCTCACTCCACAGATGAAGAGGCACTGTCATTTTCTAGGCACTGTCCATTATTTGTTGAGATGGCATATGAAGAACAAACTGCACAATAACACATCTGCATGTACCATTGATACTTCTTGAACTGCAGGTGACCTATGCCCAATCTAGCACCCTTTTAGCCCAGCAgtgctttctgtcttttaacATTTAAACTTGTCTTTGTAGATAAATATGCTCCTCCTTAGTATCCATGATTCTAAGTTGAcccttctttatttctttgggCTATGTTCAGCTTTCTTATTGAATCAAGAAAACCTGGAAAAGTCCCATATAGATTGCTTTGAAAAGCTTGTGTTAAATATTTCTAGACATTCAGAGTTTTTAGCAAATAATAAAttgctttggtttctttcttaCTGAAAGAGGCCTTTAGGCTAATGAAGTGACCCATTTCCACATGGATTGGCTCTTGGGTTGGATGgggatttttactttttatttttgtgctggGAGTTGGAGGCTTGGAGACCCAAGGAGTTTACTAACTTCTACAGCTGTCAAGTCATTCATGTCAAAGCACTGAGcaaataagcaaatatttggAGCTGTGTGTTCTTGTTAACTGACACAGTGTAGAAGGTCAAGTTTGTAGTCAGTATGGTCTCTTGCACAGGTTGGAGCTGTGtggattttttccctctttctgaaacttttatttaaatttgttgTTAATACTCAGTTTTGCTGGAGCATTTGTGAAAAGTCAGTGACCGAACCTCATATGCTTTAGAAATCATCTTTTGAATTGTTCAGTCAGTAATGAGACTTAATGTATTCAGAATAGCAAACCAACAGCTAAGATATTTTGCCCATAGGGGGGAAAGGACTGTAGTGGATGTTTAGAGCTCTCCTATTACCACCAAATGTTTATGGTATTTTACCAGCTACTGCCCTTTGCCACCAGCATCAAATGCAgcttttaaacataattttaaaattaaatcagttGCTGATCCTTCATTTGTACACAGTGAGCTCCCTTTGGAGTTCAAGTCCCAGTAAATGTCAATCTCTGGTTTTAATAGAAAGGATTGGgacaaaataaaagtatttagcAAGACAGCACCCATTAAATGGAAGATGTAGTGGTGGAGAGTGGCTATTCTCAAGAAGCTGCACAGGCAGGACTTTTGGCAGGATCCAGCTATAAACCAAGTTTGTCACACTGTCTGTTGCAGTAGAAACCATGGATTGACACTGCCAGCATTAGCACAATGTGCCATCCATGTGAACAAAAATAACGTGCGTAAGGAAACCTCCTTAATTTAGTTCAAATGTATCAGCAAACATCTCATTCCATAGACAGGCACCCTGAGGTGCAGTGCTTCATGTGGAATGACAACAAATATGTGGGTCCCTGAAGACAGAGTTGTTAATGCTCTGAGGGAGCGTATTGTTCCATCAGGCAATAGAGCCTTAACAACTATGGCAAGTTTTCAGACCATCTAATTTTAATCACAAATTTAAGATCCTAGACTTCTGTGTAGGCACTGAAGAAAAGAGGGACCTTCCAAACTACCTCATTTAGGACACTGTCTTTCTTCATTGCCTCTATATGGACCTTAAAGTCAAATGGCATGCCTGCCACAGTCCTTTTCATATTTACTAGCTAATATAGTGACCAGGTAAAAGATAGACAGCCaatgggaaatggaaaaaaaacgGTGTCAAAATGCAGTATAGGGATTAACATTAGGGCTAGTATAACTAGGTAGATTACCACAATATGAAAGGCCAAATAGAAAGAGCAACTCATTGACAGGAGAGTGACCAACATCTGTCTCACTTATTGGTAGGTTCTTGCATTTACGCAGTATGAATTGTCTGGGTGATCTACATTTTCCGTCTTCGATGGAAGTAACAGTCTAGCAGGTTGACTGTAAGGCTTTTGGCTAAAACCTTTGATTGATTTTGGTAAAGACTTGTTTTGAAGTATGTGATCACCTTTGGGCAGTCCTGTATTCCGGGTTTTatggtgggagaaaaaaaaaaaggaattacaaTTGGGTAGGGAAATGTTACTCTCACTTATTTACACAATTTAAAGCTTCATGTACATGTGATGTCCTTGAATCTCTTTTTACAAACGGTAATTTATTGGTGGTAGATTTTAACACAAATGTGATTTCATCAATATAACTAACGGCTATGCTGCAAACGTTTATACTCATTTTGCTGTTAAAAGTACGTcaacaaaaatactttctcCTTTATGTTTTCAGATTCCTGCTTCTTGCCAGCCAATGATCTCACCCACAGTTTTTCTTCATACCTGAAAGAGAGTGAGTTAAAATGTTGATTTGGATGGGATGAAAATTGTATGAAAACCATTATGTAGGCAGTATTATTGCAGTTCTTATCTGCAcccccaaatatttttaattatgaaacaTTAATAACTTCCAGGATtatagttttttgttgttgttcttgtttacttgtttgttttgtgacaGGTCTTGCTTTTCTGGCTCATTCTtacaaaacaacttttttttgaCCAAAATGTTTTAGAGTTTCTTTTAATTGCTTGGGATTATTAGTCATAAGTAGTTTATCATGGATCCATAAGTATGTATATGTATTACGTTACAGTAGCAATCTTGCCACTGCCTACTGACATGAACCAAGAgagtttttgttctcttctatatatttatatagaacTTCTGGTCtggtaaatgtttttttgtttgtttgtttgttttcaactgGTTTTACCTGATACAAATTACCATATGCGACAAATGAAGACAGTGGCCTTGTCACCTTACCACATGTTGATTTTTAATACTATGTCATTTGTTCAGCTCTATCATATTTctgtattgtatttattttggacattttattttccagtttctcagCCATGACTAAATGTAAAACTGTTGCCAGAGATCCAGACCTCATAGGAGTCAGCATGTGTGTTCTTGCTGCTGGCTACCATTCATCATGTACTCTTGCAATTTAAAATTGTGGCATGTATTTAAGTAGTACTTTCTTTAAGTGTGCATGTGGGCTTTTTCATTGCAGTCTGTCCTAAGTGGGCAAAACTCCGTAAAAACCACAAGGAGAAGAAGTCAGTGGTGATGCTGGTTATCTGCAGTTCTGCCCTTCGTTCCTTGGAACTCATCAAGTATGTCGATAGCAAATGTTATGTTGAGGTTGGCTGTCAGTCAGAGGTTTTGTCTTGGATCCACAGACATAAAGGCAAAACTGGGACACTGTCCTCTGCTAGCCAACAAGTTTACTGACTGAAACTGATGCAATATCCCTTGCTAAAGTAACACTTAGTAGTTCAGTTGCATGTAagtgctatttttgtttttttttaaaaaaaaaaagtgtaaccaattttggggggacaCGCAACATGTTATATGTGGGAACAGAGTAAAACCCATAAAGCATCACAATCCACCACTAGAAGTAGTGACTGTAGAGCCGTGATGCTGATAGCACCAAAGGCAATGAGGACAAGGCATTCCAGGGCCTCAAGTGATGACATGTGTGTCTGGCCGGAGTGCCTCCATATCTGTGTCTGTGTTCTCAGCTGTCTCAGGCTGACAAAATGTTGATGATTTTCGGTGTtccctgtctttctttttcccttctctattCTCCCCTACCTCATTCTAGAAGTCTTGATGAATTAATGTATACCTCACAGATTTCATGGTTGTCTTCTGTGTCCTGACCCTGCTTCCTGTGATTTTCTGTCAGTACACAGAGTTGGGAATTTTATGCTACATATAACAGCATAGACTTGGCAGATGTGCCTGTAGTGCTTAGCCCCTGCATGCAAATACTACTGTCTGAGCCTTAGGTGTATGTATGCTTGTATATAAACCTTCAGCTTTGCACAAGAGAAATTTGAAAGTTTGGCTCACTCACTGCAGAAAGCATGCAGAGAAAGCATGCTTTAAGTGACATCCCGTAAGTACTGGATGTGTAGTCTTCTGCTTGACTAATACCGAACAGAGTTCTTAGTGTGTGCTCAAATGGAGTGTCAAAACAATAAGTCTGGTTTTCAAACAAATGAGTTTTGGTCAACTGGAATTTGGACAATCTCAACAGTAAAGACTGTGGCAGTCTAGGTTTTCTCATCAGCTAAGCTGCAGGAAAATTCTGCAAAATGTACATTTGTCCATATACAGTTTTTTCCTTTGGACACATGCATATGTTCATTGATGCCTGTATGTCAGTAatggcaaatattttaattagaattttGTGATTAGTCAGTTTTGAACTGTTAGCTGTGAAAGCATAAGCCCTAACTATTCAACAGTATCTGAAAAGCTATCTAAGCAATATTGCCACCTACCGATACCTGCTGTTGTGTTTGTCCAGTTGTTGATCACTGCAAGTAGCAAATGAGAGTGTACATAGTGTTCAAAGTACAAGCATAGGTCATTGGGGAACTGTATGTCTCAAGTATGTTGAGAAATGCCagctagttttattttcctcctgtgtGGTCTTAATCTCAGCCCTGatgtttgcatttccttttgcaattttttatttctaggtCAATGACAGCATTTAAAGGAGACTGCAGAGTTCTGAAACTGTTTGCAAAGCACATAAAGGTAAGAAAGATGTAAGTGTGTTAGAACATCTAACTGTCAAACACGCAAATaacttgctttatttcattttttttccagtgtcagCATCTTGAGGGAGTTTAGGGCTAATTcagatttgttgtttttccaaacTAACTAGTGTCATaccattttctttgcaaaacatttaACAATAG comes from Anser cygnoides isolate HZ-2024a breed goose chromosome 1, Taihu_goose_T2T_genome, whole genome shotgun sequence and encodes:
- the CMSS1 gene encoding protein CMSS1 isoform X3, with product MGDALEEPWWEAGARSSPDPSDDEAIEKPSDKTAIHQDPDSKPAVKKKRKQPTECFLSQPEEKQESAVKAKKRKKKKISDVLEKSSPKPGVPEDLQNLLSQHFGAKRSVIEIEELKLSDSCFLPANDLTHSFSSYLKEICPKWAKLRKNHKEKKSVVMLVICSSALRSLELIKSMTAFKGDCRVLKLFAKHIKIKEQINMLEKGVFHIGVGTPGRIKALVEQDGLCLNSTKYMILDWNWRDQKLRRMMDIPEIKKETIDLLEMSIIKLCREGSVKLGLF
- the CMSS1 gene encoding protein CMSS1 isoform X4 → MFEGMITEVLTMNMTDPSDDEAIEKPSDKTAIHQDPDSKPAVKKKRKQPTECFLSQPEEKQESAVKAKKRKKKKISDVLEKSSPKPGVPEDLQNLLSQHFGAKRSVIEIEELKLSDSCFLPANDLTHSFSSYLKEICPKWAKLRKNHKEKKSVVMLVICSSALRSLELIKSMTAFKGDCRVLKLFAKHIKIKEQINMLEKGVFHIGVGTPGRIKALVEQDGLCLNSTKYMILDWNWRDQKLRRMMDIPEIKKETIDLLEMSIIKLCREGSVKLGLF
- the CMSS1 gene encoding protein CMSS1 isoform X7, which codes for MAEADPSDDEAIEKPSDKTAIHQDPDSKPAVKKKRKQPTECFLSQPEEKQESAVKAKKRKKKKISDVLEKSSPKPGVPEDLQNLLSQHFGAKRSVIEIEELKLSDSCFLPANDLTHSFSSYLKEICPKWAKLRKNHKEKKSVVMLVICSSALRSLELIKSMTAFKGDCRVLKLFAKHIKIKEQINMLEKGVFHIGVGTPGRIKALVEQDGLCLNSTKYMILDWNWRDQKLRRMMDIPEIKKETIDLLEMSIIKLCREGSVKLGLF
- the CMSS1 gene encoding protein CMSS1 isoform X6; its protein translation is MCHKKALQDPSDDEAIEKPSDKTAIHQDPDSKPAVKKKRKQPTECFLSQPEEKQESAVKAKKRKKKKISDVLEKSSPKPGVPEDLQNLLSQHFGAKRSVIEIEELKLSDSCFLPANDLTHSFSSYLKEICPKWAKLRKNHKEKKSVVMLVICSSALRSLELIKSMTAFKGDCRVLKLFAKHIKIKEQINMLEKGVFHIGVGTPGRIKALVEQDGLCLNSTKYMILDWNWRDQKLRRMMDIPEIKKETIDLLEMSIIKLCREGSVKLGLF
- the CMSS1 gene encoding protein CMSS1 isoform X1 — translated: MSPSAKRGSKGTGLQCKRTEKQSTICLQLMNVDPSDDEAIEKPSDKTAIHQDPDSKPAVKKKRKQPTECFLSQPEEKQESAVKAKKRKKKKISDVLEKSSPKPGVPEDLQNLLSQHFGAKRSVIEIEELKLSDSCFLPANDLTHSFSSYLKEICPKWAKLRKNHKEKKSVVMLVICSSALRSLELIKSMTAFKGDCRVLKLFAKHIKIKEQINMLEKGVFHIGVGTPGRIKALVEQDGLCLNSTKYMILDWNWRDQKLRRMMDIPEIKKETIDLLEMSIIKLCREGSVKLGLF
- the CMSS1 gene encoding protein CMSS1 isoform X5, which translates into the protein MEVARQYFPGRNPSDDEAIEKPSDKTAIHQDPDSKPAVKKKRKQPTECFLSQPEEKQESAVKAKKRKKKKISDVLEKSSPKPGVPEDLQNLLSQHFGAKRSVIEIEELKLSDSCFLPANDLTHSFSSYLKEICPKWAKLRKNHKEKKSVVMLVICSSALRSLELIKSMTAFKGDCRVLKLFAKHIKIKEQINMLEKGVFHIGVGTPGRIKALVEQDGLCLNSTKYMILDWNWRDQKLRRMMDIPEIKKETIDLLEMSIIKLCREGSVKLGLF